From the genome of Campylobacter concisus, one region includes:
- the lgt gene encoding prolipoprotein diacylglyceryl transferase, which yields MEIWNDIYNHFNPVAFSIFGFSVHWYGLMYILALVLALAMAKYLVKKDKIPISNQLLDNYFFWVEIGVILGARLGWVLVYSGEVSYYLAQPWQIFNPFHNGEFIGIRGMSYHGAVVGFLLATYLFCKRYKQNLWQLLDLCAICIPFGYTFGRVGNFLNQELFGRVTDVPWAINVFGQPRHPSQLYEAFLEGLVIFIILFLYRKFKKFNGELIALYAILYTFARFICEFFREPDSGLGFIIFNLSMGQILSLIMCGFGIFIYAMLYKKFSKL from the coding sequence ATGGAAATTTGGAACGACATTTATAACCACTTTAACCCAGTCGCCTTTAGTATCTTTGGTTTTAGCGTGCACTGGTATGGGCTTATGTATATTTTAGCCCTTGTTTTGGCGCTTGCCATGGCAAAATATCTCGTTAAAAAAGATAAAATCCCAATCTCAAATCAGCTCTTGGATAATTACTTTTTCTGGGTTGAAATAGGCGTTATTTTAGGCGCTAGGCTTGGCTGGGTTTTAGTATATTCAGGCGAAGTAAGCTACTACTTGGCGCAACCTTGGCAAATTTTTAATCCATTTCATAACGGCGAGTTTATAGGAATTCGTGGCATGAGCTACCACGGAGCAGTAGTTGGCTTTCTGCTTGCGACATATCTATTTTGCAAAAGGTATAAACAAAATTTATGGCAGCTACTTGATCTTTGTGCCATTTGTATACCTTTTGGCTACACATTTGGCAGGGTCGGAAATTTCTTAAATCAAGAGCTTTTTGGACGAGTTACAGATGTGCCTTGGGCGATAAATGTTTTTGGCCAACCAAGGCATCCTAGCCAACTTTATGAGGCATTCTTAGAAGGTTTAGTTATTTTTATTATTTTATTTTTATATAGAAAATTTAAGAAATTTAATGGCGAGCTGATCGCGCTTTATGCTATTTTATACACTTTTGCAAGATTTATTTGTGAATTTTTTAGAGAGCCAGACTCAGGGCTTGGATTTATTATTTTTAATCTTTCAATGGGTCAAATTTTATCACTTATCATGTGTGGTTTTGGAATTTTTATTTATGCCATGCTTTATAAAAAATTTTCAAAGCTCTAA
- a CDS encoding fumarate reductase cytochrome b subunit: protein MTGLIEGFLGKRSDDKKSRTPAAWDRWQSITGFILACFILCHMVFTSTILLGKDAFNAVVGFAEAKFLFGEATWWITNVIAAVIFAIFIAHAFLAMRKFPANYRQYLMFRGHKDRMKHLDTTLWWFQFLTGFALFFAASAHLVDIVFGGHITADKSAAAFHQLEIFYFALLVFMVVHASIGMYRLYVKWISIDGANKHEMFAKRNKAKTIVFAVYGILAIIALIADFVWISH, encoded by the coding sequence ATGACCGGGCTTATAGAAGGTTTTTTGGGAAAACGGTCGGACGACAAAAAAAGTCGCACTCCAGCCGCTTGGGATAGATGGCAAAGTATTACAGGGTTTATTTTGGCCTGTTTTATATTGTGCCATATGGTTTTTACTTCTACTATACTACTTGGTAAAGACGCATTTAACGCTGTCGTAGGGTTTGCGGAAGCTAAATTTTTATTCGGCGAGGCTACTTGGTGGATTACTAACGTTATTGCCGCGGTAATATTTGCCATTTTTATCGCTCATGCATTTTTAGCTATGAGAAAATTTCCAGCAAACTACAGACAATATCTAATGTTTAGAGGCCACAAAGACCGCATGAAGCACCTTGATACTACGCTTTGGTGGTTTCAGTTTTTAACCGGTTTTGCTCTATTTTTCGCAGCCAGCGCACATCTAGTGGATATAGTCTTTGGCGGACACATCACTGCCGACAAATCAGCGGCTGCATTTCATCAACTAGAAATTTTCTACTTCGCACTACTTGTTTTTATGGTCGTTCACGCTAGTATCGGTATGTACCGCTTGTATGTCAAATGGATAAGCATTGATGGTGCAAATAAGCACGAAATGTTTGCCAAAAGAAATAAGGCAAAAACAATTGTATTTGCCGTTTATGGCATACTTGCTATAATTGCGCTAATCGCCGATTTCGTGTGGATCAGCCATTAA
- a CDS encoding fumarate reductase flavoprotein subunit, with translation MNVKYYDALVIGGGLAGLRAAVAAGEKGLSTVVLSLIPVKRSHSAAAQGGMQASLGNSKMSEGDNEDVHFADTVKGSDWGCDQQVARMFCQTAPKAIRELAAWGVPWTRITKGERSAIINAQKTTIVEKEEVHGLIHSRDFGGTKKWRTCFTADATGHTMLFAVANEALKHNVEIHDRKEAIALIHANNRCYGAIVRDLVNGEITAYVAKGTLIATGGYGRVYKHTTNAVVCEGIGAAIALETGVAQLGNMEAVQFHPTPIVPSGILLTEGCRGDGGILRDVDGYRFMPDYEPEKKELASRDVVSRRIMEHIRAGKGVPSPYGYHVWLDISILGREHIEKNLRDVQEICEIFNGIDPADTEVYTDENGRQRGKGWAPILPMQHYSMGGIKTKPTGESPTLAGLFSAGEAACWDMHGFNRLGGNSVSETVVAGMIVGDYFADYCGSHEIDINTADIEKFVKKEENYLKSLVEKEGKFNVFEIKNKMKDIMWEHVAIFRTGEGLAVAVKELEELYKQSLDVKVTNKALFGNPELEEAYRVPKMLKLALCIAKGALDRTESRGAHCREDYPKRDDLNWLNRTLTSWKEGDTLPTIVYEPLDIMKMEMPPAFRGYGAKGNIIEHPDSAIRQKEVDEIREKMQAEGKSRQEIQEALMHYDLQPKYKAPNERAGIGYE, from the coding sequence ATGAATGTAAAATATTATGATGCATTGGTAATTGGTGGTGGTCTAGCTGGTCTTAGAGCTGCTGTGGCTGCTGGAGAAAAGGGCTTAAGCACCGTTGTTTTAAGTCTCATACCTGTAAAACGCTCGCACTCTGCGGCTGCACAAGGCGGTATGCAAGCCTCTTTGGGAAATTCAAAAATGAGCGAAGGCGACAACGAGGACGTACACTTTGCCGATACGGTAAAAGGTAGCGACTGGGGCTGCGATCAGCAAGTAGCACGTATGTTTTGTCAAACCGCACCTAAGGCGATTCGCGAGCTAGCGGCTTGGGGCGTGCCTTGGACTCGTATAACAAAAGGTGAGAGAAGCGCTATCATCAACGCTCAAAAAACGACTATCGTAGAAAAAGAAGAGGTCCACGGACTCATCCACTCTCGCGACTTTGGCGGAACTAAAAAATGGAGAACATGTTTTACGGCCGATGCCACCGGTCACACTATGCTTTTTGCCGTAGCAAACGAAGCTCTAAAACATAACGTCGAAATCCACGACAGAAAAGAAGCTATCGCGCTAATCCACGCAAACAACCGCTGTTACGGCGCGATCGTTCGCGATCTAGTAAATGGCGAGATCACGGCATACGTCGCAAAAGGTACGCTAATCGCCACGGGCGGCTACGGTAGGGTTTATAAACACACTACAAACGCCGTAGTTTGCGAGGGTATAGGTGCGGCCATCGCTCTTGAGACCGGCGTAGCTCAGCTAGGAAATATGGAAGCGGTGCAGTTTCACCCGACCCCGATCGTTCCAAGCGGTATCTTGCTAACCGAAGGTTGCCGCGGCGACGGTGGAATTTTACGCGACGTGGACGGATATCGCTTTATGCCAGACTACGAGCCTGAGAAGAAAGAACTAGCTAGCCGCGACGTCGTAAGCCGCCGCATCATGGAGCATATCCGCGCAGGCAAGGGCGTACCTAGCCCATACGGATATCACGTTTGGCTTGATATTTCAATCCTAGGACGCGAGCATATCGAGAAAAATTTACGCGACGTTCAAGAAATTTGCGAGATATTTAACGGTATCGACCCTGCCGACACCGAAGTATATACCGACGAAAACGGACGACAGCGCGGTAAAGGCTGGGCGCCGATCCTGCCTATGCAGCACTACTCTATGGGCGGCATAAAAACTAAGCCTACAGGCGAGAGTCCTACGCTAGCGGGTCTATTTAGCGCCGGCGAGGCTGCGTGCTGGGATATGCACGGATTTAACCGCCTAGGCGGCAACTCCGTTTCGGAAACGGTCGTCGCGGGTATGATCGTTGGAGACTATTTTGCCGACTACTGCGGCAGCCACGAGATAGATATAAATACCGCAGATATAGAAAAATTCGTTAAAAAAGAGGAAAACTATCTAAAGAGCCTTGTCGAAAAAGAGGGTAAATTTAACGTATTTGAGATCAAAAACAAGATGAAAGACATCATGTGGGAGCACGTGGCGATCTTTAGAACAGGCGAAGGTCTAGCCGTAGCGGTAAAAGAGCTAGAAGAGCTTTATAAGCAATCTTTAGACGTCAAAGTCACAAACAAGGCGCTATTTGGCAACCCTGAGCTTGAGGAGGCCTACCGCGTACCAAAGATGCTAAAACTAGCTCTTTGTATCGCAAAAGGCGCGCTTGATCGCACCGAGAGCCGCGGAGCTCACTGCCGCGAGGACTATCCGAAACGCGACGACCTAAACTGGCTAAACAGAACTCTAACTAGCTGGAAAGAGGGCGATACGCTACCGACTATCGTGTATGAGCCGCTTGATATTATGAAAATGGAGATGCCGCCAGCATTTAGAGGATATGGTGCGAAAGGTAATATTATTGAGCATCCAGATAGTGCCATCCGCCAAAAAGAGGTCGATGAAATTCGTGAGAAAATGCAAGCTGAAGGTAAGAGCAGACAAGAAATTCAAGAGGCTTTAATGCACTATGATCTTCAACCAAAATATAAAGCACCAAACGAAAGAGCAGGAATAGGATATGAGTAG